In one Anaerobaca lacustris genomic region, the following are encoded:
- a CDS encoding flagellar biosynthesis anti-sigma factor FlgM: MTAIATVVKRRPAARRRSQDAGNDPGRDTPPNSDVLMEPILENMNTTSQEEVVKKIASLPDIRRHKVLDIRRQITEGTYEVADRLDIVIDRVLETIAS; the protein is encoded by the coding sequence ATGACAGCGATAGCCACAGTTGTGAAGCGTCGACCTGCCGCTCGCCGTAGATCGCAGGATGCAGGGAACGACCCAGGGCGTGATACTCCGCCGAATAGCGATGTACTGATGGAGCCGATCCTCGAGAATATGAACACCACGTCGCAGGAGGAGGTGGTGAAGAAGATTGCATCCCTGCCCGACATCCGACGACACAAGGTGTTGGACATCCGCCGTCAGATCACTGAGGGAACCTACGAAGTGGCGGATCGGCTGGATATTGTGATAGATCGGGTACTGGAAACAATCGCGTCTTAA
- a CDS encoding B12-binding domain-containing radical SAM protein: MNILLIYPEFPDTFWSFKHALKFVGKRAALPPLGLLTIASMLPKEWSLRLVDTNVRRLRKRDLAWADYAFISAMVVQRESARQVIARCKEAGVRIVAGGPLFQIEHEKFEDVDHFVLNEAELTLPAFLKDLAHGDPERIYSSAQYADLRHTPRPMWELLDLRRYASMSIQFSRGCPFDCDFCNVTALLGHRVRTKTSSQVIAELDSLYARGWRDEVFFVDDNFIGNKQFLKNDLLPALMEWRKGKTGIRLFTEASINLADDQPLMEMMVEAGFNKVFIGIETPDEDCLAECSKIQNRNRNLVEDVKRIQRSGLQVLGGFIVGFDHDQPSIFQRQIEFIQNSGIVTAMVGLLQAPPGTRLYERMKKEGRLCGDSSGDNVDGTTNIIPAMNLEALREGYKGILQHIYSPEHYYRRVRTFLHEYKPARIRGRVRFSYILAFVRSFYRLGLVDSGRLHYWRLLLWTQFRRPRLFAEAITLAIYGYHFRRVCKRRVM, from the coding sequence ATGAACATCCTTTTGATCTACCCCGAATTCCCGGACACATTTTGGAGCTTCAAACACGCGTTGAAGTTTGTGGGCAAGCGGGCGGCACTGCCGCCGTTGGGACTTCTGACTATCGCATCCATGCTGCCGAAGGAATGGTCGCTACGGCTGGTGGACACCAACGTGCGGCGTCTGCGGAAAAGGGACCTGGCGTGGGCTGACTATGCGTTTATCAGCGCCATGGTCGTCCAGCGTGAATCGGCGCGTCAGGTCATTGCCCGGTGCAAGGAGGCTGGTGTGAGGATCGTGGCCGGCGGTCCCCTCTTCCAGATCGAACACGAGAAATTCGAGGACGTGGACCATTTCGTATTGAACGAGGCCGAACTGACGCTTCCGGCGTTTCTCAAGGACCTGGCACACGGCGACCCGGAACGGATCTATTCATCCGCCCAGTACGCGGACTTGCGGCACACACCCAGACCCATGTGGGAACTGCTCGACCTGCGACGGTATGCCAGCATGAGCATCCAATTCTCTCGCGGCTGCCCTTTTGACTGTGATTTCTGCAACGTCACCGCCTTGCTTGGCCACCGTGTGCGAACCAAGACCTCCTCACAAGTTATCGCCGAGCTCGACAGCCTCTACGCCCGCGGTTGGCGCGATGAGGTCTTCTTCGTGGACGACAACTTCATCGGGAACAAACAGTTCCTGAAGAACGATCTGCTGCCGGCCCTCATGGAATGGCGCAAGGGCAAGACCGGAATCCGCCTCTTCACCGAGGCATCCATCAATCTGGCGGACGACCAACCGTTGATGGAAATGATGGTGGAGGCCGGATTCAACAAGGTCTTCATCGGCATCGAGACCCCGGACGAAGATTGTCTGGCTGAGTGCAGCAAGATCCAGAACCGGAACCGCAATCTCGTAGAAGACGTCAAGCGCATCCAGCGATCCGGGCTTCAGGTGCTGGGCGGCTTCATCGTCGGGTTCGATCACGACCAGCCCTCCATCTTCCAGAGACAGATTGAGTTCATTCAGAACAGCGGCATTGTGACGGCGATGGTGGGCTTGCTGCAAGCCCCTCCCGGAACGCGGCTGTATGAGCGGATGAAGAAGGAAGGCCGCCTTTGCGGGGACTCCTCAGGAGACAACGTGGACGGCACGACGAACATCATTCCGGCCATGAACCTGGAGGCGCTGCGGGAAGGCTACAAGGGAATTCTACAGCACATCTATTCGCCGGAGCACTACTACCGGCGCGTCAGGACCTTTCTCCATGAATACAAACCCGCTCGCATACGAGGACGGGTGCGGTTCTCGTACATCCTGGCGTTCGTGCGGTCTTTTTACCGGCTCGGCCTCGTGGACTCGGGGCGGTTGCACTATTGGCGGCTCCTGCTCTGGACCCAATTCCGACGTCCCCGGCTCTTCGCCGAGGCCATCACCCTGGCCATCTATGGCTACCATTTTCGCAGGGTCTGCAAACGGCGCGTGATGTAA